From a single Xiphophorus maculatus strain JP 163 A chromosome 5, X_maculatus-5.0-male, whole genome shotgun sequence genomic region:
- the c5h19orf67 gene encoding LOW QUALITY PROTEIN: UPF0575 protein C19orf67 homolog (The sequence of the model RefSeq protein was modified relative to this genomic sequence to represent the inferred CDS: substituted 1 base at 1 genomic stop codon) — translation MTDSEDELVVLTDISSPSLDAFKDLLREDAVGEAPEFAEGHQNPELREDEPLALLADVALAPSCGRSVSFSCPEVSGVTGNLHSFQLQLQFFLSRVDELQDSLVSGNSHLDREALAAAVSSLLYSCQPYFNHLESTGRSAVSLCAHNPAEFCSKLCGLKSVVSEXNMSTLHRRSFCLQLLSFSQQLCDKLEQLLLTYASHDLISLDEAEPNSISHFCVGQVQLGQMKVITFRYCKPTPYLSRVDTGVYKRMRWNVERPQEDQRRGEDSEEEEEIQTDYYFLCYEDIQNTHADPDSESEDASNDNVVRMWSIGQWVQVKPERTTDNLYDWILCEVPEASYRRLLFLGRNEPSSCTATDYLQQLLLTCHAD, via the exons ATGACAGATAGCGAAGACGAGCTGGTGGTTCTGACGGACATCTCGTCTCCGTCCCTGGATGCGTTCAAAGACCTGCTTCGAGAAGACGCGGTCGGAGAAGCGCCGGAGTTCGCGGAGGGACATCAAAACCCTGAGCTCCGAG AGGACGAGCCGTTGGCGCTGTTGGCTGACGTTGCTCTGGCGCCATCTTGCGGCAGGTCTGTGTCCTTCAGCTGCCCAGAGGTCAGTGGGGTGACGGGGAACTTGCATTCAttccagctgcagctccagtTCTTTTTAAGCAGAGTGGACGAGTTGCAGGATAGCCTCGTTAGTGG GAATAGCCATCTAGACAGAGAGGCTCTTGCTGCTGCAGTTTCCAGCCTGCTGTACTCCTGTCAGCCTTATTTTAACCACCTGGAGTCCACAGGTCGGAGCGCAGTGTCACTGTGCGCCCATAACCCAGCTGAATTTTGTTCAAAG CTCTGTGGATTAAAATCAGTCGTTTCAGAGTGAAACATGTCGACTTTGCATCGCCGCTCTTTCTGCTTGCAGCTGTTGAGCTTCTCTCAGCAGCTGTGTGACAagttggagcagctgctgctgacctACGCCAGCCATGATCTCATCAGTTTGGATGAGGCCGAACCCAACAG CATATCTCACTTCTGCGTTGGCCAGGTTCAGCTGGGCCAGATGAAGGTGATCACCTTCCGTTACTGCAAGCCGACACCGTATCTGTCCCGCGTCGACACTGGGGTTTACAAACGCATGCGCTGGAATGTGGAGAGACCCCAAGAGGATCAGCGGAGAGGAGAGGACAgcgaggaagaagaagagatcCAGACTGATTA CTACTTCCTGTGTTATGAGGACATCCAGAACACACATGCTGACCCAGACTCAGAGAGCGAAGACGCCTCTAACGATAACGTGGTGAGGATGTGGTCCATCGGTCAGTGGGTGCAGGTGAAGCCAGAACGGACTACAGACAATTTATACGACTG GATCTTGTGCGAAGTCCCCGAGGCCAGCTATCGCAGGCTGCTGTTCCTGGGCCGCAACGAGCCGTCCAGCTGCACGGCGACGGACtatctgcagcagctgctgctgacgTGCCACGCCGACTGA